The following proteins are encoded in a genomic region of Vibrio tasmaniensis:
- the yfbR gene encoding 5'-deoxynucleotidase, protein MKQSHFFAHLARMKLIQRWPLMRSVSSENISEHSLQVAFVAHALALIKNKKFDGKLNPEHIALLGMYHDTSEVLTGDLPTPVKYYNPDIAQEYKKIEAAAEQRLLSMLPEEFQDDFAPFLISGTANKEEQNIVKQADTICAYLKCLEELSAGNHEYEQAKRRLEETLEQRKSPEMDYFLTTFAPSFELSLDEIS, encoded by the coding sequence ATGAAACAAAGCCATTTCTTCGCCCATCTCGCACGCATGAAGCTTATCCAACGCTGGCCTTTGATGCGCTCAGTCTCAAGTGAGAACATTTCAGAACATAGCCTACAGGTCGCTTTCGTCGCCCACGCCTTGGCGCTTATCAAAAACAAGAAGTTTGATGGCAAACTCAACCCAGAACACATTGCTCTGCTTGGCATGTACCACGATACCAGTGAAGTGCTAACAGGAGATTTGCCGACGCCAGTTAAATACTACAATCCAGACATTGCCCAAGAGTATAAGAAGATAGAAGCGGCTGCAGAACAAAGACTGCTTTCAATGCTGCCAGAAGAGTTCCAAGACGACTTCGCACCCTTTCTAATTTCAGGAACAGCAAATAAAGAAGAGCAGAACATCGTTAAGCAAGCCGACACCATCTGTGCTTACCTAAAATGCTTGGAAGAACTCAGCGCGGGCAATCATGAATACGAACAAGCTAAGCGCAGGTTGGAAGAGACTCTCGAACAGCGTAAAAGCCCTGAAATGGACTACTTTCTCACCACATTTGCGCCAAGCTTTGAATTATCACTAGACGAGATAAGCTAG
- a CDS encoding pyridoxal phosphate-dependent aminotransferase: MQNIGMSSKLNSVCYEIRGPVLKHAKRMEEEGHKILKLNIGNPAPFGFDAPDEILVDVIRNLPTSQGYCDSKGIYSARKAVVQHYQKKGLRNLDVEDVYIGNGASELIVMSMQALLDNGDEILVPAPDYPLWTASVALSGGTPVHYMCDEDADWYPDLDDMRAKISPKTRGIVLINPNNPTGAVYSRDFLLQVVEIAREHGLIIFADEIYDKVLYDGAVHTSVATLAEDVLMVTFNGLSKAYRVCGFRGGWMFLTGPKHIAKGYVEGLEMLASMRLCANVPMQHAIQTALGGYQSINELILPGGRLLEQRDRAWELINKIPGVSCVKPKGAMYLFPKIDTNMYNIKDDQKFVLDFLKQEKVLLVQGTGFNWPKPDHFRIVTLPHIEDLEIAIGRLERFLQTYSQDDIVEG, from the coding sequence ATGCAAAATATCGGGATGTCGTCAAAACTCAACAGCGTATGCTACGAAATCAGGGGGCCTGTACTCAAACATGCTAAGCGCATGGAAGAAGAAGGGCATAAAATACTGAAGCTTAATATTGGTAACCCCGCCCCATTTGGTTTTGACGCCCCTGATGAAATCCTTGTTGACGTAATCCGTAACCTGCCGACATCTCAGGGTTACTGCGACTCAAAAGGCATCTATTCAGCCCGCAAAGCGGTTGTTCAGCACTACCAGAAAAAAGGCCTACGTAACCTTGATGTAGAAGACGTTTACATTGGTAACGGTGCATCAGAGCTTATCGTTATGTCTATGCAGGCGCTACTGGATAATGGTGATGAAATATTAGTTCCCGCTCCGGACTACCCACTATGGACAGCGTCTGTTGCACTTTCTGGTGGCACACCGGTTCACTACATGTGTGATGAGGATGCCGATTGGTATCCAGATTTAGACGACATGCGAGCGAAGATTTCACCAAAGACGCGCGGCATCGTTCTTATCAACCCAAACAACCCAACGGGTGCGGTATACAGCCGTGATTTCCTATTACAAGTTGTTGAGATTGCTCGTGAACACGGTTTGATCATCTTCGCTGATGAAATCTACGACAAAGTACTTTACGACGGTGCGGTACACACTTCAGTTGCAACGCTTGCCGAAGATGTATTAATGGTCACATTCAATGGCCTGTCTAAAGCTTACCGTGTATGCGGCTTCCGTGGTGGTTGGATGTTCTTAACAGGTCCGAAACACATAGCGAAAGGCTACGTTGAAGGGCTAGAAATGCTGGCCTCGATGCGTTTATGTGCGAACGTACCGATGCAGCATGCCATCCAAACGGCACTGGGTGGTTATCAGAGTATCAATGAATTGATTCTTCCTGGTGGTCGACTACTCGAACAACGTGATCGTGCATGGGAACTGATCAACAAGATCCCTGGCGTTTCTTGTGTGAAACCAAAAGGCGCGATGTACCTGTTCCCTAAGATCGACACCAACATGTACAACATCAAAGACGATCAGAAGTTTGTGCTCGATTTCCTTAAACAAGAGAAGGTGCTATTAGTTCAAGGTACTGGCTTCAACTGGCCGAAGCCGGATCACTTCCGCATCGTGACTCTACCGCACATCGAAGATCTAGAAATCGCGATTGGTCGTCTAGAGCGCTTCTTACAGACCTACAGCCAAGACGACATCGTCGAAGGTTAA